One genomic window of Roseateles sp. DAIF2 includes the following:
- a CDS encoding nitronate monooxygenase family protein, producing MSEQTLIDPQLRPWLAGSGLAPLRLRGGRTLLPVVQGGMGVGVSAQRLAGAVAAAGAIGTLSSVDLRRLHPDLMARCEGQNAGEAAKRVIEAANQEALAREIAGARRRSEGRGLLALNVMRALSDYAASVKTALREGIDVLVVGAGLPLDLPELAQDHPDTLLIPILSDARGVQLIVKKWERKQRLPDAIVIEHPRLAGGHLGAAKVADLNDPRFDFERAIPESLEFFEKAGLAGRIPLIAAGGIRSHAEIRRLQGLGAAAVQLGTPFAVTAEGDAHPEFKRVLAEAQEGELVEFTSVAGLPARAVATPWLRGYLKAEAKLQAVAQVKARCTKAFDCLAQCGLRDGLKGWGQFCIDNQLAAALRGDVAKGLFFRGAGALPFGREVRSVRELLERLLDARGAPGMA from the coding sequence ATGTCCGAACAGACCCTGATCGATCCCCAGCTGCGGCCCTGGCTGGCCGGTAGCGGCCTGGCCCCGCTGCGCCTGCGCGGCGGCCGCACCCTGCTGCCGGTGGTGCAGGGCGGCATGGGGGTTGGCGTCAGCGCGCAGCGCCTGGCCGGGGCGGTGGCCGCGGCCGGCGCGATCGGCACGCTCAGCTCGGTGGACCTGCGCCGCCTGCATCCGGACCTGATGGCGCGCTGCGAGGGCCAGAACGCCGGCGAAGCAGCCAAGCGCGTGATCGAGGCCGCCAACCAGGAGGCGCTGGCGCGCGAGATCGCCGGCGCGCGCCGGCGCAGCGAGGGCCGCGGCCTGCTGGCGCTGAATGTGATGCGGGCGCTGAGCGACTACGCGGCCTCGGTGAAGACCGCGCTGCGCGAGGGCATCGATGTGCTGGTGGTCGGCGCCGGCCTGCCGCTGGACCTGCCCGAGCTGGCGCAGGACCATCCGGACACCCTCTTGATCCCGATCCTCAGCGACGCGCGCGGCGTGCAGCTGATCGTCAAGAAATGGGAGCGCAAGCAGCGCCTGCCGGACGCGATCGTGATCGAGCATCCGCGCCTGGCCGGCGGCCATCTCGGCGCGGCCAAGGTCGCAGACCTGAACGACCCGCGCTTCGACTTCGAGCGCGCGATTCCCGAGAGCCTGGAGTTCTTCGAGAAGGCCGGCCTCGCGGGCCGCATTCCGCTGATCGCGGCCGGCGGCATCCGCAGCCATGCCGAGATCCGCCGCCTGCAGGGCCTGGGCGCGGCCGCGGTGCAGCTGGGCACGCCCTTCGCGGTGACGGCCGAGGGCGATGCCCATCCCGAGTTCAAGCGCGTGCTGGCCGAAGCGCAGGAGGGCGAGCTGGTCGAGTTCACCAGCGTGGCCGGGCTGCCGGCGCGCGCGGTGGCCACGCCCTGGCTGCGCGGCTATCTGAAGGCCGAGGCCAAGCTGCAGGCGGTGGCCCAGGTCAAGGCGCGCTGCACCAAGGCCTTCGACTGCCTGGCCCAATGCGGGCTGCGCGACGGCCTGAAGGGCTGGGGCCAGTTCTGCATCGACAACCAGCTGGCCGCGGCGCTGCGCGGCGACGTGGCCAAGGGCCTGTTCTTCCGCGGCGCCGGCGCGCTGCCCTTTGGGCGCGAGGTGCGCTCGGTGCGCGAGCTGCTGGAGCGGCTGCTGGACGCACGCGGCGCGCCGGGCATGGCGTAA
- a CDS encoding response regulator: MRLLVVEDDAQLGEALMLGLRQLGHAVDWFRDGTRADAALGGAPYDAVVLDLGLPGGDGISWLTHWRGRGRTLPVLILTARDGVQQRIAGLDAGADDYLIKPITIDELAARLRALLRRTSGRAQSVWQHGALEYDPAAKQVRWAGHPVELTGRELALLEVLMTHPQRVLSKEHLKDKLYDWSGGEPEGNALEVHIHHLRRKLAPAVVRTVRGLGYALGSCEAEPQQAS, encoded by the coding sequence ATGCGTCTGCTCGTGGTCGAAGACGATGCCCAGCTGGGCGAGGCCCTGATGCTGGGCCTGCGTCAGCTCGGCCATGCGGTGGACTGGTTCCGCGACGGCACTCGGGCCGACGCCGCCCTGGGCGGCGCGCCCTATGACGCGGTGGTGCTGGACCTGGGCCTGCCGGGCGGCGACGGCATCAGCTGGTTGACCCACTGGCGCGGCCGGGGTCGGACCTTGCCGGTGCTGATCCTGACCGCCCGCGACGGCGTGCAGCAGCGCATCGCCGGCCTCGACGCCGGCGCCGACGACTACCTGATCAAGCCGATCACGATCGACGAGCTGGCGGCCCGGCTGCGGGCCCTGCTGCGCCGCACCAGCGGCCGCGCCCAGTCGGTCTGGCAGCATGGGGCGCTGGAATATGACCCGGCCGCCAAGCAGGTGCGATGGGCCGGACATCCGGTCGAGCTGACCGGGCGCGAGCTGGCCCTGCTGGAGGTGCTGATGACGCATCCGCAGCGCGTGCTCAGCAAGGAGCACCTGAAGGACAAGCTCTACGACTGGAGCGGCGGCGAACCCGAGGGCAACGCGCTGGAGGTGCATATCCACCACCTGCGCCGCAAGCTGGCTCCGGCCGTCGTGCGCACCGTGCGCGGCCTGGGCTACGCGCTGGGCTCCTGCGAGGCCGAGCCGCAGCAGGCATCATGA
- a CDS encoding diguanylate cyclase, with translation MRYPDSMARSAEYLRLALPLMTRQQTALHPISYAVWYEFVSGRNVPLVRALQERTRDGALLDEETTAALYREHVAEPVLDPRDARRVSEGLSRVLDNMASTAAQAGDQTARFDQSLLEWSRQLLDGRQAGEEQARQLQALMAGTREMRAAMATLQQRLDANQAEIASLREEVSQARSEALVDALTGLANRRAFEQQLARCLAGGEADQSHCLVLSDIDFFKRVNDSYGHSFGDQVLRTVAQSIKRLAGESRLAARVGGEEFALLLPATALPEAQALAEQLRSTIAASRIRRGESAQTLERVTLSLGVTQLARGESANEFFERADRALYASKRSGRNCVTVLAAKAA, from the coding sequence ATGAGGTACCCGGACAGCATGGCGCGCAGTGCCGAATACCTGCGCCTGGCCCTGCCCCTGATGACCCGCCAGCAGACGGCGCTGCACCCGATCAGCTATGCGGTCTGGTACGAGTTCGTCAGCGGACGCAATGTGCCGCTGGTGCGCGCGCTACAGGAGCGCACCCGCGACGGCGCCCTGCTCGACGAGGAGACCACCGCCGCGCTGTACCGCGAACATGTGGCCGAGCCGGTGCTGGACCCGCGCGACGCGCGCCGCGTCAGCGAGGGCCTGAGCCGGGTGCTCGACAATATGGCCAGCACCGCCGCCCAGGCCGGCGACCAGACCGCGCGCTTCGACCAGTCCCTGCTGGAATGGAGCCGCCAGCTGCTGGACGGCCGGCAGGCCGGCGAGGAACAGGCGCGCCAGCTGCAGGCCCTGATGGCGGGCACGCGCGAGATGCGCGCCGCGATGGCCACCCTGCAGCAGCGCCTGGACGCCAACCAGGCCGAGATCGCGAGCCTGCGCGAGGAGGTCAGCCAGGCGCGCAGCGAGGCCCTGGTCGACGCGCTGACCGGGCTGGCGAACCGCCGCGCCTTCGAGCAGCAGCTGGCGCGCTGCCTGGCGGGCGGCGAGGCCGACCAGAGCCACTGCCTGGTGCTGAGCGACATCGACTTCTTCAAGCGCGTCAACGACAGCTACGGCCATTCCTTCGGCGACCAGGTGCTGCGCACCGTCGCGCAGAGCATCAAGCGTCTGGCCGGCGAATCGCGCCTGGCCGCGCGCGTCGGCGGCGAGGAGTTCGCGCTGCTGCTGCCGGCCACCGCCCTGCCCGAGGCCCAGGCCCTGGCCGAGCAGCTGCGCAGCACCATCGCCGCCAGCCGCATCCGTCGCGGCGAATCGGCCCAGACCCTGGAGCGCGTCACGCTCTCGCTGGGCGTGACCCAGCTGGCGCGCGGCGAGAGTGCCAACGAGTTCTTCGAGCGCGCCGACCGCGCGCTCTACGCCTCCAAGCGCAGCGGCCGCAACTGCGTCACCGTGCTGGCCGCCAAGGCGGCCTGA